A window of Reinekea marina contains these coding sequences:
- a CDS encoding HAD family hydrolase — translation MALAIFDLDNTLIHGDSDHAWGEFLVKHKLVDPDVVQEANDKFLVQYQQGSLDINEYLQFALQFLSGKTPEELAPLHRQFMAEYIEPMLLSQASALIDQHQKAGDTLLIITATNRFVTEPIAHRLGIHNLIACEPEIVDGKYTGNATGTPSFAHGKVVRLQQWLDDSDESLTGSYFYSDSHNDLPLLEQVDHPVAVNPDDRLRDIAQQHSWTIMDLRGNA, via the coding sequence GTGGCGCTTGCTATATTTGATCTCGATAACACCCTCATCCATGGCGACTCCGACCATGCTTGGGGCGAATTCTTAGTAAAGCACAAATTGGTCGATCCTGACGTCGTACAAGAAGCAAATGACAAATTTTTAGTTCAATATCAGCAAGGCAGCTTAGATATTAACGAATACCTTCAGTTTGCATTGCAGTTTTTAAGTGGCAAAACTCCAGAAGAGCTCGCCCCGCTGCATCGGCAATTTATGGCTGAGTACATTGAACCTATGTTGCTTTCACAAGCCAGTGCGCTCATCGATCAACACCAAAAAGCCGGTGATACTTTGTTGATCATCACGGCGACGAATCGCTTTGTAACCGAGCCCATTGCACACCGTTTAGGCATACACAACCTTATCGCCTGCGAACCTGAAATTGTCGATGGCAAATATACGGGGAACGCGACTGGCACGCCGAGCTTTGCTCATGGTAAAGTAGTGAGGTTACAGCAATGGCTCGATGATTCTGATGAAAGCCTCACCGGCAGCTATTTTTACTCAGACTCTCACAATGATTTACCCTTGTTAGAACAAGTAGACCATCCGGTAGCTGTTAATCCTGATGATCGTTTGCGTGATATTGCGCAACAACACTCATGGACAATAATGGACTTACGAGGCAACGCGTGA
- a CDS encoding HlyU family transcriptional regulator, with protein sequence MPFNNRLQSLFSVNEVCMFGWFKKDKSGKASVPKLDFEEYKGFQIAATPINEGGQFRVSGVIELAAEGETTKQHRFVRADLIPNEEEAVRITQLKARMMVDQMGERLFEE encoded by the coding sequence TTGCCGTTTAATAATAGGCTTCAGTCATTATTTAGTGTCAATGAGGTGTGTATGTTTGGTTGGTTTAAAAAGGATAAGTCAGGTAAGGCGTCAGTGCCAAAGTTAGACTTTGAAGAATATAAGGGGTTTCAAATAGCAGCGACCCCAATCAATGAGGGTGGACAGTTTCGTGTTTCAGGTGTAATCGAGCTTGCAGCAGAAGGTGAAACAACTAAACAGCACCGTTTTGTGCGCGCTGATTTGATTCCTAATGAGGAAGAAGCCGTTCGTATCACCCAGCTGAAAGCCCGTATGATGGTCGATCAGATGGGTGAACGTTTATTTGAAGAATAA
- the hslO gene encoding Hsp33 family molecular chaperone HslO has protein sequence MTTDPIKRNDDKFIVSKPNLLNKPRPVMTLHDATQRFLFEDTPIRGELTQLETTLNDVFSKHNYPDTIKSLLGQFMAAAAMLSDTIKFEGTLSLQVRGAGQVRTIMAECRDNSAIRAIAQYNDDFDEQGELLGHGQMAITIEPKKGQRYQGVVPINDSELSLAAVLEDYFQQSEQIRTRIWLFSNQHQSAGLMIQAMPSSASESSLSSDADLETWERVIHLASTTSEEEILSLEPDVMLNRLFHEETVRVFEPRSLKFECTCSKEKTANAVRTLGEDEALDIVREMGHIDLDCQFCREKYAFSAEDVVELFKEPGDSTLN, from the coding sequence GTGACCACCGACCCAATAAAAAGGAACGACGACAAATTCATCGTTTCAAAACCAAATCTACTGAATAAGCCAAGGCCAGTTATGACATTACACGATGCCACACAACGATTTTTATTCGAAGATACGCCCATTCGTGGTGAGTTAACCCAGTTAGAAACCACCCTAAACGACGTATTCAGCAAGCATAATTACCCCGATACAATTAAATCTTTGTTGGGCCAATTCATGGCAGCCGCGGCCATGCTCAGCGATACAATAAAGTTTGAAGGCACCTTATCATTGCAAGTACGCGGCGCGGGACAAGTACGTACGATTATGGCCGAGTGTCGCGACAACAGCGCGATTCGTGCAATTGCTCAGTACAATGATGATTTTGACGAACAAGGCGAATTGCTAGGCCATGGGCAAATGGCGATCACCATTGAGCCCAAGAAAGGACAGCGCTACCAAGGTGTGGTGCCCATAAATGACAGCGAACTCTCTTTAGCGGCCGTTTTAGAAGACTATTTCCAGCAATCTGAACAAATTCGCACTCGAATTTGGCTATTTTCCAATCAACATCAATCAGCGGGCCTGATGATTCAAGCAATGCCGAGCTCGGCAAGCGAAAGCAGTTTAAGCAGCGATGCCGACTTAGAAACCTGGGAAAGAGTTATTCATTTGGCCAGCACCACTTCCGAAGAAGAAATTTTGTCGCTTGAGCCCGATGTCATGCTAAATCGCTTGTTCCACGAGGAGACTGTGCGTGTTTTCGAACCCAGAAGCCTAAAATTTGAATGCACGTGCAGTAAAGAAAAAACCGCGAACGCTGTAAGAACATTAGGTGAAGATGAAGCGTTAGATATTGTTCGTGAAATGGGCCACATTGACCTAGATTGCCAGTTTTGCCGTGAAAAGTACGCCTTCAGCGCAGAAGATGTGGTTGAGCTGTTTAAAGAACCTGGTGACTCAACCCTAAATTAA
- a CDS encoding RNA pyrophosphohydrolase, whose product MIDSDGFRPNVGIILTNNEGQVLWARRIGQDAWQFPQGGIRQHETPVQALYRELKEEVGLDPKDVDILACTRGWLKYRLPKRMIRQNTLPICVGQKQKWFLLRMLSEDHCVNFDACEDPEFDGWQWVSYWYPLSKVVSFKRDVYRKALTELSPRVHKVADAYA is encoded by the coding sequence ATGATCGATTCAGATGGGTTTCGCCCAAATGTTGGCATTATATTAACCAATAATGAAGGGCAGGTACTGTGGGCACGCCGTATTGGTCAAGATGCTTGGCAATTTCCACAAGGTGGAATTCGTCAGCATGAGACGCCTGTGCAAGCTCTGTATCGTGAACTCAAAGAAGAAGTTGGCCTCGACCCTAAAGATGTCGATATTTTAGCCTGCACGCGTGGTTGGCTAAAATATCGGCTCCCTAAACGCATGATTCGCCAAAACACGTTGCCTATCTGTGTTGGACAAAAACAAAAATGGTTTTTATTGCGAATGCTCAGTGAAGACCATTGCGTAAACTTTGATGCCTGCGAAGACCCTGAATTTGATGGCTGGCAATGGGTGTCATACTGGTACCCGCTGTCTAAAGTCGTTTCCTTTAAGCGGGATGTCTACCGCAAAGCCTTGACGGAGCTTAGTCCTCGTGTGCACAAGGTGGCTGATGCCTATGCCTGA
- a CDS encoding 3'(2'),5'-bisphosphate nucleotidase CysQ family protein, protein MNSILPLLGLQHIPLLYQLAERAGDAILKIYEDESLWHTEQKSDATPVTHADIASSDILIEGLPHIVHAPVVSEEALPDYTQRQQWPIYWLVDPMDGTREFIHKTGEFVINIALMHQHQPVFGMLYQPQTRFAWWGGQSLGAFMGTPESHSSMRPSKSSQSLVALGSRRSKWQGAWLSALEQADFQVEKKSLGSALKFMQLAQGDADLYPRLGPTSEWDTAAPQAILEQTGGAIVQWDGSPLRYGKENTLNPHFVAVKDKSLLAMLVNP, encoded by the coding sequence ATGAACTCAATTTTACCCTTACTAGGCCTTCAACATATCCCTTTGTTGTATCAACTGGCCGAACGAGCCGGCGATGCCATCTTAAAAATATACGAAGATGAATCGCTGTGGCATACCGAACAAAAGTCTGACGCAACGCCCGTCACTCATGCTGATATAGCCTCTTCAGATATTCTAATTGAAGGGTTGCCTCATATTGTTCATGCGCCGGTGGTGTCTGAAGAAGCCTTACCTGACTACACACAGCGGCAACAATGGCCAATTTATTGGTTAGTCGACCCGATGGATGGCACGCGAGAGTTTATTCATAAAACGGGCGAGTTTGTTATTAACATCGCGCTTATGCATCAGCACCAACCTGTGTTTGGCATGCTTTACCAACCGCAAACGAGATTTGCCTGGTGGGGTGGGCAATCGCTAGGGGCATTTATGGGGACGCCTGAAAGCCACTCATCGATGCGGCCGAGCAAAAGCTCACAGTCTTTAGTTGCGCTGGGGTCTCGCCGTTCTAAATGGCAGGGCGCTTGGTTAAGTGCATTAGAACAAGCCGATTTTCAGGTCGAAAAAAAATCTCTCGGCAGCGCGCTCAAGTTTATGCAACTTGCGCAAGGGGATGCCGATCTATACCCCCGTTTGGGCCCGACCAGTGAATGGGACACTGCGGCGCCTCAAGCGATTTTAGAGCAAACGGGCGGCGCTATCGTGCAATGGGATGGTTCGCCCCTACGCTATGGAAAAGAAAACACCCTGAACCCTCACTTTGTCGCGGTTAAAGATAAAAGCTTATTAGCGATGCTAGTGAACCCGTAA
- a CDS encoding class I SAM-dependent rRNA methyltransferase: MINVLKLNKGAERRIRAGHHWVYSNEIDNSFAPLKEVQPGSVINIVDAQGKNLGSFMVNPNALICGRLVSRKADRQLSSSLLKNRLKQALAIREQCFDQPCYRWVFGDSDGLSGLVIDRFFDILTVQVSTAGMEAQLDVILEHVIRLVQPKGVLLKNDGKMRAVEGLDSYVRVAYGEVPDLVELVENGTKFLAPLMTGQKTGWFYDHRPNRALAASYAKGKTVLDVFSYLGGWGLTAANAGAEQVTCVDASALALEGVLESAALNNLQGKVETAHGDAFEVLAQFQKEKRRFDIVIVDPPAFITRRKDIAAGERAYQKLNDAAMKLVSHGGILVSASCSMHLESDRLRDMIRASAIKLERHAMILSEGYQGADHPVLPAVPETRYIKSIFAQISPSL, encoded by the coding sequence ATGATTAATGTACTGAAATTAAATAAAGGCGCAGAGCGGCGTATTCGAGCTGGGCATCATTGGGTGTACAGCAATGAAATAGACAATAGTTTTGCGCCGTTAAAAGAAGTTCAGCCTGGCTCAGTGATTAACATTGTTGATGCTCAAGGTAAAAACTTAGGCAGCTTTATGGTTAACCCAAATGCGCTCATTTGTGGCCGTTTGGTAAGTCGAAAAGCGGATCGCCAACTCAGCAGTTCGTTGTTAAAAAACCGCTTAAAGCAAGCGTTAGCCATTCGTGAACAGTGTTTTGATCAACCCTGCTACCGATGGGTTTTTGGTGACAGTGACGGCCTCTCCGGGTTAGTGATTGATCGCTTTTTCGATATTCTCACGGTGCAAGTTTCTACGGCGGGTATGGAAGCGCAGCTTGATGTCATTCTAGAACACGTGATTCGGCTGGTTCAGCCTAAGGGTGTTTTGCTCAAAAATGATGGCAAAATGCGCGCCGTTGAAGGGCTAGACTCCTATGTGCGCGTTGCTTATGGCGAAGTGCCCGATTTAGTAGAGTTGGTCGAAAATGGCACTAAGTTTTTAGCGCCGTTAATGACGGGCCAAAAAACCGGTTGGTTCTACGATCATCGACCGAATCGAGCATTAGCCGCTTCCTATGCGAAAGGTAAAACCGTCTTAGATGTTTTCAGTTATCTAGGGGGCTGGGGACTAACCGCAGCAAATGCAGGTGCTGAGCAGGTGACGTGTGTGGATGCCTCAGCGTTAGCGTTAGAAGGCGTACTTGAAAGCGCTGCTTTAAACAACTTGCAAGGTAAAGTAGAAACCGCTCATGGCGATGCGTTTGAGGTACTAGCTCAATTCCAAAAAGAAAAACGACGATTCGATATTGTCATTGTTGATCCGCCTGCTTTTATTACCCGCCGCAAAGACATTGCCGCAGGTGAGCGTGCTTATCAAAAGCTCAATGATGCCGCAATGAAGCTGGTGAGCCATGGCGGAATTCTTGTCAGTGCCAGTTGCTCAATGCATTTAGAAAGTGATCGCCTGCGCGATATGATTCGAGCCAGTGCGATAAAACTTGAACGGCATGCCATGATACTTTCAGAAGGGTATCAGGGGGCCGATCATCCAGTGTTGCCGGCTGTCCCTGAGACGCGCTATATCAAATCGATCTTTGCGCAAATTAGCCCAAGCTTATAG
- the hslR gene encoding ribosome-associated heat shock protein Hsp15, with amino-acid sequence MSDAKPNVRLDKWLWAARFYKTRALAKAAIEGGKVHYDGAKSKPSRVVELGKEVRLKLGWDEKTVIVDAISEQRRGAPEAQLLYTETPESITKREALAVQRKAMNVGKVLSDHRPNKKERRQIHRFKTKSTE; translated from the coding sequence ATGTCTGATGCTAAACCCAATGTTCGTCTCGATAAATGGCTCTGGGCGGCTCGTTTCTATAAAACACGAGCACTGGCCAAAGCTGCCATAGAAGGTGGCAAAGTTCATTACGATGGCGCTAAATCAAAACCCAGCCGTGTCGTAGAGCTAGGCAAGGAAGTACGCCTTAAACTGGGTTGGGATGAAAAAACCGTCATTGTTGATGCAATTTCAGAACAACGTCGCGGAGCACCTGAGGCTCAACTACTCTATACCGAAACACCAGAGTCTATTACCAAGCGAGAAGCGCTTGCGGTGCAACGCAAAGCCATGAACGTGGGTAAAGTATTAAGTGACCACCGACCCAATAAAAAGGAACGACGACAAATTCATCGTTTCAAAACCAAATCTACTGAATAA
- a CDS encoding imelysin family protein → MDNNGLTRQRVKRLTTLTCTLLLLLSSCGDKDDDISITPSEGANTNAGESELPATSERLTDLAPVAAAFQQAAQSAMAETVALCRQLEVGVQSFLNDPNEETQANAQQRFIECHQRWTASALYFTEPFNLNEAKGLKRTLDLIDTRPFLPGYIDGIPLYPYSGLVHELELAITEDTLLGQHRLMDEESASLGFPVVEFFLWKTPLADFWQTKTDEDAQTLVNRRLSYLKIANAHLSKQLDKAQARWSDSGEFSELPDRAKFNVLVKTLQRFTMVKLLNHTFAETSLEEPEWIHPAQFAGNGRAYLLKQVDEISRLLGTEAEPSVFSQWLTKETSIEITGKNLQAAVAKVQASLAELPESFPFESETNEQWLAARQAVAAMALEFTKLSQNLNLTVVTQ, encoded by the coding sequence ATGGACAATAATGGACTTACGAGGCAACGCGTGAAGCGACTGACCACCTTGACTTGCACGTTACTGCTGCTGCTTTCGAGTTGCGGTGACAAGGACGACGATATTTCAATCACGCCTTCTGAAGGCGCAAATACCAATGCTGGAGAATCGGAATTACCCGCAACCAGTGAACGCCTGACCGATTTAGCCCCTGTAGCGGCGGCATTTCAACAAGCGGCTCAATCCGCTATGGCCGAAACCGTGGCGCTATGCCGTCAACTCGAAGTTGGTGTTCAAAGTTTCTTGAACGATCCAAATGAAGAAACCCAAGCCAACGCCCAGCAGCGTTTTATTGAATGCCACCAACGCTGGACTGCCAGCGCGTTGTACTTTACGGAGCCCTTTAATTTAAACGAAGCGAAAGGCCTAAAACGTACACTCGACCTGATTGATACGCGCCCATTTTTACCAGGCTATATCGATGGCATTCCTCTTTACCCTTATAGTGGCTTAGTGCACGAGCTCGAACTGGCGATCACTGAAGACACGCTTTTGGGCCAGCACAGGTTGATGGATGAAGAGTCTGCATCTCTCGGCTTTCCCGTTGTAGAATTCTTTCTTTGGAAAACGCCTTTAGCCGATTTTTGGCAAACCAAAACCGATGAAGATGCGCAAACGCTGGTGAATCGACGATTAAGTTATTTAAAAATTGCCAACGCTCACCTAAGCAAACAACTTGATAAAGCGCAGGCTCGTTGGAGTGATTCTGGTGAATTCAGCGAACTGCCCGATCGGGCAAAGTTCAATGTTTTAGTAAAAACCTTGCAGCGTTTTACAATGGTTAAACTGTTAAATCACACCTTTGCTGAAACTTCGCTAGAAGAACCAGAGTGGATCCACCCAGCACAATTTGCCGGCAACGGTCGTGCTTACTTGTTAAAACAAGTCGATGAGATTTCGCGGCTATTAGGCACTGAGGCTGAGCCGTCGGTGTTTAGCCAATGGCTAACCAAAGAAACCAGTATAGAAATAACCGGCAAAAACTTACAAGCGGCTGTGGCTAAAGTACAAGCAAGCTTAGCCGAGTTACCTGAAAGCTTTCCATTTGAATCGGAAACGAATGAACAATGGCTCGCCGCTCGACAAGCCGTTGCTGCGATGGCGCTTGAATTCACCAAGCTCTCACAAAACCTAAATTTAACCGTCGTAACGCAATAG